A portion of the Burkholderia sp. GAS332 genome contains these proteins:
- a CDS encoding Uncharacterized conserved protein YfaA, DUF2138 family: MKMSRKKIAILVVGLLVVAGVVIQAVWRPFAHRKATGTSEIVLDIQHPDAVIDSEALSRLPRDILRVPLLHDVLTQDFVDYYESNDTRLSTEGALRRLAFEHQLDWRDELIRRVFDEPAHVLLWRSPDGRLGYWVMSMHRNGLAKLLQGFGNVAASDSQLSQVAKLSGDVPVYALKLAVGRTILFATKDDRLVVLSAPGVLLDAKGGLLGERADAVSEMLSSGRDDAARAYQLDAPGDAPKGHRLVVSANYLSFGYQAFFSGIDALRFDFSPNGSAAANWQTSALIEPGKLPQAWDSADLWRALPANPAACTSLPADWKEVSGLLGKVASVGADGAAAIGDQLAGPAAVCWYAKSTLVAPVFVARVKTQDAASIATLKTALGKTFGEVIGAYEAKAAQSADAGADSGYRRLPVTKHDQGTGVTVWQRPVSARSGTALSSKASFASQLSADRYFPVTLALAHGYLIFSPDSRLVDDTLAVLDKRYPALADTLAPQRLPRTILTLTPSSAAALIEREAGAALPADQEAVFRNASRTHLVPKLHALAHYPPVSLTLPQNLPGSTGWVPVEWWFDRAQAGAGGAADAGAADAPADQPGTEGD; encoded by the coding sequence ATGAAGATGTCGCGTAAAAAGATTGCAATCCTGGTAGTCGGTCTTCTGGTCGTGGCCGGCGTGGTCATTCAGGCGGTGTGGCGCCCATTTGCGCATCGCAAAGCCACCGGGACCAGCGAAATCGTGCTCGATATTCAACACCCGGATGCGGTGATCGACAGCGAAGCGCTCTCGCGTTTGCCGCGCGACATCTTGCGTGTGCCGTTGTTGCACGACGTGCTGACGCAAGACTTTGTCGACTATTACGAATCGAACGATACGCGGCTGTCCACGGAAGGCGCGCTGCGGCGTCTCGCATTCGAACATCAGTTGGACTGGCGCGATGAACTGATCCGCCGCGTCTTCGACGAACCCGCGCATGTGCTGCTGTGGCGCTCGCCGGACGGCCGCCTTGGTTACTGGGTGATGTCGATGCACCGTAACGGTCTGGCGAAGCTGCTGCAAGGCTTCGGCAACGTCGCCGCGAGCGACTCGCAGTTGAGCCAGGTCGCCAAGCTCTCGGGCGACGTACCGGTTTACGCGTTGAAGCTGGCGGTGGGCCGCACGATTCTGTTTGCCACGAAGGACGACCGTCTTGTCGTGTTGTCCGCGCCGGGTGTGTTGCTCGACGCGAAAGGCGGTTTGCTGGGCGAGCGGGCCGATGCCGTGTCCGAGATGCTGTCGTCTGGCCGCGACGATGCAGCGCGCGCCTATCAACTGGACGCGCCGGGCGATGCGCCGAAGGGGCACCGGCTGGTGGTGTCGGCCAACTATTTGTCGTTTGGTTATCAGGCGTTTTTCTCAGGTATCGACGCGCTGCGATTCGATTTTTCGCCGAACGGTAGCGCTGCGGCGAACTGGCAGACCTCCGCTTTGATCGAGCCGGGCAAGTTGCCTCAGGCGTGGGATAGCGCCGACTTGTGGCGCGCGTTGCCGGCCAATCCGGCGGCGTGCACGAGCTTGCCGGCGGATTGGAAAGAGGTGTCGGGCTTGTTGGGCAAGGTGGCCAGTGTGGGCGCCGATGGCGCTGCTGCGATCGGCGATCAGCTTGCCGGCCCCGCGGCCGTCTGCTGGTATGCGAAGTCCACGCTGGTCGCGCCGGTGTTCGTCGCACGCGTGAAGACGCAGGACGCGGCGAGCATCGCTACGCTGAAGACCGCGCTTGGCAAGACCTTTGGCGAGGTGATCGGCGCGTACGAGGCGAAGGCCGCTCAATCCGCTGACGCCGGCGCTGATTCGGGCTATCGTCGCTTGCCGGTCACGAAGCACGACCAGGGCACCGGCGTCACCGTGTGGCAACGGCCGGTCAGTGCGCGCTCGGGGACCGCTTTGTCCAGCAAGGCGTCGTTCGCATCGCAACTGTCGGCGGACCGCTATTTCCCGGTGACGCTCGCATTGGCGCACGGTTATCTGATTTTTTCCCCTGACTCGCGTCTCGTTGACGACACGCTCGCCGTGCTCGACAAGCGCTATCCGGCGCTCGCCGATACGCTCGCGCCGCAGCGTCTGCCGCGCACGATTCTGACGCTTACGCCTTCGTCCGCGGCTGCGTTGATCGAACGCGAAGCGGGCGCGGCGTTGCCGGCGGATCAGGAAGCGGTGTTCCGCAACGCGTCGCGCACGCATCTCGTGCCGAAGCTGCATGCGCTCGCCCACTACCCGCCGGTTTCGTTGACGCTGCCGCAGAACTTGCCGGGTTCGACGGGTTGGGTTCCGGTCGAATGGTGGTTCGATCGCGCACAGGCGGGTGCGGGTGGCGCTGCCGACGCCGGTGCGGCTGATGCGCCTGCTGATCAACCCGGCACTGAGGGCGATTGA
- a CDS encoding DNA-binding transcriptional regulator, MocR family, contains an aminotransferase domain: MFTFNPAFEAPTGSPIRELFKYLAQPGMISFAGGYPASDLFDREGLDAAAARASQQPTLCLQYGPTEGLAVLKEQLAHLMTRRGTPCTSQALLVTTGSQQGFDLLLRVMVAPGDVVLVEQPAYPATLQALKLQEADVVTVPVDRDGLDVAALAALLEAGTLARPPKLLYTVPTFANPTGATLSLERRMALLKLAARHQFLIVEDDPYGDLRFSGATLPSLLALSDQVPGSRDWVVHFSSLSKIVAPGLRVGWMVAHAEILRRCVVAKQTVDLCSSPWTQAIAAEYLASGALERHLPRIVDAYAVKCRTLCDALDEHLGDAIAFHRPAGGMFVWAQLKNGQNASDTLRACIERNVMFVPGVAFYKDNIDLAALRLSFAAPGVAEIETGVQRMKQALALV, translated from the coding sequence ATGTTCACGTTCAATCCCGCATTCGAAGCGCCGACCGGTTCGCCGATCCGCGAGCTGTTCAAGTATCTGGCGCAGCCCGGCATGATTTCCTTTGCCGGCGGCTATCCGGCCAGCGATCTGTTCGATCGCGAGGGCCTGGATGCGGCCGCGGCGCGCGCCTCGCAGCAGCCCACGCTCTGTCTGCAATATGGCCCGACCGAAGGCCTCGCCGTCCTCAAGGAACAACTCGCTCATTTGATGACGCGGCGCGGTACGCCGTGCACGTCGCAGGCATTGCTCGTCACGACTGGTTCGCAGCAGGGCTTCGATCTGCTGCTGCGCGTGATGGTCGCGCCGGGCGATGTGGTGCTGGTCGAACAGCCCGCCTATCCAGCGACCTTGCAGGCACTGAAGCTGCAGGAGGCCGACGTAGTGACCGTGCCGGTCGATCGGGACGGCCTCGATGTCGCCGCGCTCGCCGCGTTGCTCGAAGCAGGCACACTAGCGCGGCCGCCGAAGCTGCTCTACACCGTGCCGACCTTTGCCAATCCGACTGGCGCGACCTTGTCGCTCGAACGCCGTATGGCGTTGTTGAAACTGGCGGCGCGTCACCAATTTCTGATTGTCGAAGACGATCCCTATGGCGACCTGCGTTTCAGCGGCGCGACGTTGCCGTCGCTGCTCGCATTGAGCGATCAGGTGCCCGGTTCGCGCGACTGGGTCGTGCATTTTTCGAGTCTGTCGAAGATCGTCGCGCCGGGTTTGCGGGTCGGCTGGATGGTCGCGCATGCGGAAATCTTGCGCCGTTGCGTGGTCGCCAAACAAACCGTCGACCTGTGCAGTTCGCCGTGGACCCAGGCCATCGCCGCCGAATACCTTGCGAGCGGCGCGCTGGAACGGCATCTGCCGCGGATCGTCGACGCCTACGCCGTGAAGTGCCGCACGCTGTGCGATGCGCTCGATGAGCATTTGGGCGACGCCATCGCGTTTCATCGTCCCGCTGGCGGCATGTTCGTATGGGCGCAATTGAAGAATGGGCAGAATGCGTCCGACACGCTGCGTGCCTGTATCGAGCGCAACGTCATGTTTGTGCCGGGCGTCGCGTTCTATAAAGACAATATCGATCTGGCGGCATTGCGCTTGTCCTTTGCTGCGCCGGGTGTAGCGGAAATCGAAACCGGCGTGCAGAGAATGAAGCAGGCGCTCGCACTCGTTTGA
- a CDS encoding Glycine/D-amino acid oxidase, which yields MSSKVVIVGGGVIGSSIAYFLRLSDPTVSVTVIERDPTYARSSSALSAASIRQQFSTPLSIRMSLFGIEFLRSIGERLEIDGAKPSIDLHEGGYLFLATPAGETTLRENHALQKSLGADISLLDKGALQARFPWLNTEDLIAGAFGESGEGWFDGYGLVQALRKKAQALGARYVAADVTALHRDGKHVTQVQTANGEVYACDFVVNAAGAWSRKIAQMTGIELPVFARRRSIFNVTSPARLDHCPLLIDPSGVYFRPEGKSFICGTSPSADNDPDDLPLDEVDHALFDDVIWPALAHRVPQFEALRVQNCWSGYYEYNVLDQNAIIGHHPDVDNCLFANGFSGHGLQQGPATGRGISELILHGRYTTLDLGSLSFTRVLENRPIVEKNVV from the coding sequence GTGAGTTCCAAAGTCGTGATCGTCGGCGGTGGAGTGATCGGCAGCTCGATTGCGTATTTCCTGCGGCTGTCCGATCCGACAGTCAGCGTCACGGTGATTGAACGCGATCCGACGTATGCGCGTTCGTCGTCGGCATTGTCGGCGGCATCCATTCGTCAGCAATTCTCTACCCCGCTTTCTATTCGGATGTCGCTATTCGGCATCGAGTTTCTGCGCTCGATCGGCGAGCGGCTCGAAATCGACGGCGCGAAACCGTCGATCGATCTGCACGAAGGCGGCTATCTGTTTCTCGCCACGCCTGCGGGCGAGACGACGCTGCGTGAGAATCACGCGCTGCAAAAGAGTCTTGGCGCCGATATCAGTTTGCTGGACAAAGGCGCATTGCAAGCGCGCTTTCCCTGGCTTAATACGGAGGACCTCATTGCCGGCGCTTTTGGCGAAAGCGGTGAGGGTTGGTTCGACGGCTATGGTCTCGTGCAGGCACTGCGCAAGAAAGCGCAGGCGCTCGGCGCGCGCTACGTTGCCGCCGACGTCACAGCGCTGCATCGCGACGGCAAACACGTAACACAAGTGCAAACCGCGAATGGCGAGGTCTACGCCTGTGACTTCGTCGTGAACGCTGCAGGTGCCTGGTCGCGCAAAATCGCGCAAATGACCGGCATCGAGCTTCCAGTATTTGCGCGACGCCGAAGCATCTTCAATGTCACCTCGCCCGCGCGGCTCGACCATTGTCCGTTGCTGATCGATCCAAGTGGTGTGTATTTCCGGCCCGAGGGTAAATCGTTCATCTGCGGGACGTCACCGTCAGCGGATAACGATCCCGACGATTTGCCGCTCGACGAAGTCGATCACGCGCTATTCGACGACGTGATCTGGCCGGCACTCGCGCATCGTGTGCCGCAGTTCGAAGCGCTGCGCGTGCAGAATTGCTGGTCCGGTTACTACGAATACAACGTGCTCGATCAGAATGCGATCATCGGCCATCACCCCGACGTCGATAACTGCCTTTTTGCCAATGGCTTTAGCGGGCACGGTTTGCAACAGGGTCCGGCAACCGGCCGAGGCATCAGCGAACTGATTCTGCATGGCCGCTACACGACACTCGATCTGGGTTCGCTGAGCTTCACTCGCGTACTCGAAAACCGGCCGATCGTGGAGAAGAACGTGGTTTAG
- a CDS encoding aldehyde dehydrogenase (NAD+) — MDASTILADLGIAHAAQAGDIAVHSPITGELIGRVASNTVAEVDTALANAKEAYAAWRNVPAPRRGELVRLLGNRLREKKHALGSIITLETGKILQEGMGEVQEMIDICDFAVGLSRQLYGLTIASERPGHRMAETWHPMGTCVVISAFNFPAAVWSWNAALALVCGNAVIWKPSEKTPLTALAVNQILSEALKEFGDAPAGLTALINGGRDVGAKLVADPRASIVSATGSTEMGRTVGVEVAKRFGRSLLELGGNNAGIVAQTADHELAMRGILFSAVGTAGQRCTSLRRLFVHESVYDKTIERLKQLYSKVPIGNPLEKGTLMGPLIDKQSYARMQEALQQATAEGGKVFGGERVEVKGHEGGYYVRPAIVEMPSQTAVVLKETFAPILYVLRYSDFADAVEANNAAVHGLSSCVFTTDLREAERFLSDSGSDCGIANVNIGPSGAEIGGAFGGEKETGGGRESGSDAWKAYMRRATNTVNYSSALPLAQGIDFNIG, encoded by the coding sequence ATGGACGCCTCCACCATCCTCGCCGACCTCGGCATCGCCCACGCGGCGCAAGCCGGCGACATCGCGGTTCATTCGCCGATCACCGGCGAACTCATCGGCCGCGTGGCCAGCAATACGGTAGCGGAAGTCGACACGGCCCTCGCCAATGCGAAAGAGGCATACGCGGCCTGGCGCAACGTCCCGGCGCCGCGCCGCGGTGAACTGGTGCGCCTGCTCGGCAATCGTCTGCGTGAAAAGAAGCACGCGCTGGGCAGCATCATCACGCTCGAAACCGGCAAGATCCTGCAGGAAGGCATGGGCGAAGTGCAGGAAATGATCGACATCTGCGACTTCGCGGTCGGTCTGTCGCGCCAGTTGTATGGTCTGACGATTGCCTCGGAGCGCCCGGGTCATCGTATGGCTGAAACATGGCATCCGATGGGCACCTGCGTCGTGATCTCGGCGTTCAACTTTCCGGCAGCGGTGTGGTCGTGGAATGCCGCGCTGGCGCTGGTGTGCGGCAATGCGGTGATCTGGAAGCCGTCGGAAAAGACGCCGTTGACCGCGCTCGCCGTCAATCAGATTCTCAGCGAGGCACTGAAGGAATTCGGCGACGCGCCGGCTGGCCTGACCGCGCTGATCAACGGTGGCCGCGACGTCGGCGCGAAGCTGGTAGCCGACCCGCGTGCGTCGATCGTCAGCGCGACGGGCAGCACGGAAATGGGCCGCACGGTCGGTGTTGAAGTGGCGAAGCGCTTCGGTCGCTCGCTGCTCGAACTCGGCGGCAACAACGCGGGCATCGTCGCGCAAACAGCGGATCACGAACTTGCGATGCGCGGCATCCTGTTTTCGGCAGTGGGCACGGCCGGGCAGCGTTGCACGTCGCTGCGCCGTCTGTTCGTGCACGAGAGCGTGTACGACAAGACCATCGAACGTCTGAAGCAGCTGTACAGCAAGGTGCCGATCGGCAATCCGCTCGAAAAGGGCACGCTGATGGGTCCGCTGATCGACAAGCAATCGTACGCCCGCATGCAGGAAGCGCTGCAGCAGGCCACGGCCGAAGGCGGCAAGGTGTTCGGCGGCGAGCGCGTGGAGGTCAAGGGCCATGAAGGCGGTTACTACGTGCGTCCGGCCATCGTCGAAATGCCGTCGCAAACCGCGGTGGTGCTGAAGGAAACTTTCGCCCCGATTCTCTACGTGTTGCGCTATTCGGATTTCGCGGATGCGGTCGAAGCGAACAATGCGGCGGTGCACGGTTTGTCGTCGTGCGTGTTCACGACCGATCTGCGCGAAGCTGAACGCTTCCTGTCCGACTCGGGCAGCGATTGCGGTATCGCTAACGTGAACATCGGACCGAGCGGCGCGGAAATCGGCGGCGCGTTCGGTGGCGAGAAGGAAACCGGCGGCGGTCGTGAGTCGGGGTCGGATGCGTGGAAGGCCTACATGCGCCGCGCGACCAACACGGTCAACTATTCGTCGGCATTGCCGCTCGCGCAAGGTATCGACTTCAATATCGGCTGA
- a CDS encoding 3-methylfumaryl-CoA hydratase: MSASPEKLDDWLDKEVVTEDDITAFPLTAMAATLDREESGDTVPPLWHWLYFLPIAPLSEVGPDGHPKRGGFLPPVPLPRRMWAGGRLTFHAPLKVGEHAKRISTIANIEDKTGRSGRLVFVTVQHAIEAGGELKLEEEHDIVYRDAPQEGARPPQAALAPEGEMWRRTVDADAVMLFRYSALTFNGHRIHYDYPYVTEVEGYPGLIVHGPLIATLLVDLVRREQPNAVLQSFAFKALRPTFAGQPFTVCGKPSADGKTIDLWAKDHEGYLTMRATAALA, encoded by the coding sequence ATGTCTGCTTCCCCAGAGAAACTCGACGACTGGCTCGACAAGGAGGTAGTGACCGAAGACGACATCACGGCCTTTCCGCTGACAGCGATGGCAGCGACGCTCGACCGGGAAGAAAGCGGCGACACGGTGCCTCCGCTCTGGCACTGGCTGTACTTTCTGCCGATCGCGCCGCTGTCCGAGGTCGGCCCGGACGGTCATCCGAAACGCGGCGGGTTTTTGCCGCCGGTGCCGTTGCCGCGCCGCATGTGGGCCGGTGGCCGCCTGACGTTCCATGCGCCGCTCAAAGTCGGCGAGCACGCGAAACGTATCTCGACCATCGCCAATATCGAAGACAAGACCGGCCGTTCGGGCCGTCTCGTGTTCGTGACGGTGCAGCACGCGATTGAAGCGGGTGGTGAGCTGAAGCTCGAAGAAGAGCACGACATTGTCTATCGCGACGCGCCGCAAGAGGGCGCCCGCCCACCGCAAGCGGCGCTCGCGCCAGAGGGCGAAATGTGGCGCCGCACCGTCGATGCGGACGCGGTGATGTTGTTCCGCTATTCCGCGCTGACCTTCAACGGCCATCGCATTCACTACGACTACCCGTACGTGACCGAAGTGGAAGGCTATCCCGGTCTGATCGTGCACGGACCGCTGATCGCGACGCTGCTAGTCGATCTGGTGCGCCGCGAACAACCGAACGCGGTACTGCAAAGCTTCGCGTTCAAGGCGTTGCGGCCCACCTTCGCTGGCCAGCCTTTCACGGTATGCGGCAAACCTTCTGCCGACGGCAAGACCATTGACCTGTGGGCCAAAGACCACGAAGGGTATCTGACCATGCGCGCGACAGCCGCGCTTGCCTGA
- a CDS encoding Fusaric acid resistance protein-like → MIAAAFSRVTDRLLVADPGLVRLHTALRVALACLLTGLASITWTVFHHQPITLAAPGILFAMVAPLFVRDARRPAWFGTLFCLYLCACVCFAAASVLSRYPLAGDAGFLVVMFVGMLVQACGPRALGCAMLGVVCFYLGLYLHPSFLHLVQSLLLSAFGPLMVALVGRVIVPMRAAASFRLAIHTVTLRASRVLAAPSAVHLSALNEAALSLEEQLALLNPSDAGTVRERIVEVEVAAGQHAFASAPAYGSAQASADVLAHAIVRLKEIAHRGHVGRRASRLSAGSAGAQSVGQWFADLRTRLCWLPAARATTAAFLAMLIGHSLSPERWFWAVITTFVVFLGTRSRADTVYRGAQRLAGTLAGALVSVLLVAPLHDSPVLLVAAMVLCVFGWAYYILSAYAPGVFFITVLVGLVYGELGFAMGPLVELRIEEVLVGCLVSFAVAILMMPLAATRHVETRLGAVLGALREVVRLAGSAAQTSETAPAMRKLDRAWHDLRIALKPLQTPRVVVWNPGVELATGSLLCCLHWARVLSDPSRRGASSGDVAPNAADVGVAHVESIVARLDSLIARYSGNGGVAGSARGELDERVSASVAVDVDQTKVPALAQLDGAVAQLFDRLTQPVAKTRSVFNWALRGRSA, encoded by the coding sequence ATGATTGCTGCCGCGTTTTCACGCGTCACCGACCGCCTGCTGGTTGCGGACCCGGGACTCGTGCGTCTCCATACCGCGCTGCGCGTTGCGCTTGCCTGCCTGTTGACCGGCCTTGCCAGCATCACGTGGACCGTCTTTCATCACCAACCGATTACCCTCGCCGCACCCGGCATCCTCTTCGCGATGGTGGCACCTTTGTTCGTGCGCGATGCGCGGCGGCCAGCGTGGTTCGGCACACTGTTCTGTCTTTATCTTTGCGCCTGCGTGTGCTTTGCGGCAGCGAGCGTACTGAGCCGTTATCCACTTGCCGGGGATGCGGGCTTCCTGGTCGTGATGTTCGTCGGCATGCTGGTCCAGGCGTGCGGTCCGCGTGCGCTGGGCTGCGCGATGCTGGGCGTGGTGTGTTTCTACCTTGGGTTGTACCTGCATCCCTCGTTCTTGCACCTTGTGCAATCGCTCTTGCTGTCCGCATTCGGGCCGCTGATGGTCGCGCTGGTCGGCCGTGTCATCGTGCCGATGCGGGCGGCTGCCAGCTTCCGGCTTGCCATTCACACGGTGACGTTGCGGGCGTCGCGTGTCCTCGCCGCGCCGAGCGCGGTGCATCTTTCCGCGTTGAACGAAGCCGCGCTCTCGCTTGAAGAACAACTTGCATTGCTGAATCCGTCCGATGCCGGGACGGTTCGTGAGCGGATTGTCGAAGTGGAAGTCGCTGCCGGGCAGCATGCGTTTGCTTCGGCGCCGGCATATGGCAGCGCGCAAGCGAGTGCGGATGTGCTGGCTCACGCGATTGTGCGGCTCAAGGAGATTGCGCATCGGGGCCACGTAGGGCGCCGCGCCTCGCGTTTGTCCGCTGGCAGTGCGGGCGCTCAGTCCGTGGGGCAATGGTTTGCCGATTTGCGCACCAGGCTCTGTTGGCTGCCGGCTGCGCGCGCCACAACGGCTGCTTTTCTCGCGATGCTGATCGGTCACTCGCTGTCTCCTGAACGTTGGTTCTGGGCGGTCATTACGACGTTTGTCGTATTCCTCGGCACACGGTCACGCGCTGACACTGTGTATCGCGGCGCGCAGCGTCTCGCCGGGACGCTGGCGGGCGCGCTAGTCAGCGTGTTGCTGGTTGCGCCGCTGCACGACTCGCCGGTGCTGCTTGTGGCAGCGATGGTGCTGTGCGTGTTCGGTTGGGCTTACTACATCCTGAGTGCGTACGCGCCTGGGGTGTTTTTCATTACCGTGCTGGTCGGGCTCGTGTATGGCGAGTTGGGCTTCGCGATGGGGCCGCTGGTTGAGTTGCGGATCGAAGAAGTGCTGGTCGGGTGTCTCGTGTCGTTTGCGGTCGCGATTTTGATGATGCCGCTTGCGGCGACTCGGCATGTTGAGACGAGGCTGGGGGCGGTGCTTGGTGCGCTGCGCGAGGTGGTGCGGCTTGCAGGATCCGCTGCTCAGACGTCTGAGACAGCGCCGGCGATGCGCAAACTCGATCGCGCCTGGCATGATCTGCGGATCGCGTTGAAACCGCTGCAGACGCCGCGAGTGGTGGTGTGGAATCCTGGCGTCGAATTGGCCACCGGTTCGCTGCTGTGTTGTTTGCACTGGGCGCGGGTGTTGAGTGATCCTTCGCGGCGTGGTGCGTCGTCGGGAGATGTGGCGCCCAATGCGGCAGATGTTGGCGTGGCGCATGTGGAATCGATCGTTGCGCGGCTGGATTCGTTGATCGCGCGGTATAGCGGCAACGGTGGCGTAGCAGGTTCTGCGCGCGGCGAGTTAGATGAGCGTGTGTCGGCGAGCGTTGCCGTGGATGTCGACCAGACCAAGGTCCCGGCACTCGCTCAACTGGATGGCGCCGTCGCACAGTTGTTCGATCGATTGACGCAGCCGGTCGCCAAAACGCGAAGCGTGTTCAATTGGGCGCTTAGGGGAAGGAGCGCGTAG